The genomic region tcccccccccggaGCCCGCCGGCTAAGGGAGCTGCGGGGACGCCCCCGTGGGACGCGCTGGGCAGCGGCTGGGGGTGCtcgcggggccgggcggccgaAGAGCAGAACTGAGGGAACGCAAGGTCGGGAACGGCGCGCTCCCCGCGCAGGAGGGGCCCGTGGCGGCCCTCTGAGGGGACAGAGGGAAGAACCAGTTTTAACGCGCTCCCCAAGAGCGTGCGGAGCCCGTGGGGCGGCGAGGCGGGGTCGGCTGCGCAGGGGGCCCGCCACGGCCGGCGGAGCTGCCGCGGCTCGGTGTTACCGCCCAGGAGCGACAAATAGCGACGGGAAGAGCACGAACAGCGCTCTTCACGGCGGCTACTGTTGTACCAAAAATAGGgtcaaaattccttcccccgGTGCATTCGTGAGACAGAAGCACAGCGAAGAGCTGAAGCTTGTGGCCGCACATCGAGCGCCGGATAAGCTTGAAATCGAGGTTTTAGTGATGTGAAGGACTGAGCGGCGATTCTAATCGGGTCGTTAATCGACGGggtgttttttattattattattatttactctAACTGCACTTGAACAATGCCTCTGCCTTCCGATCCGACGGAACGCCGAGATTCACTTTCACCCTCCGCCTTTCAAAGCGAGTGACTCGCTGTTCCTGTCAGCCCCAGCACCGCCtacagcccacccaccccggaGAACGGCCCCGGGCGAACAGCCGGCGGTGACAGGCACGCCAGTGTCCGGCCGCAgagcagccccgccgccggcccggccaCCCCGGGCATAACGCCCGCGCCCGAGGGTCCCCCCAGCCCCGACCCCTTCAGCGGGGCTCTGCCACACCAGCGCAGAGACGGCCAGTCTTTGCCGGCTTTTAATAGTTATGACTGATTTTATGGCCGTATGCCGTTACTACGGGTGTGCTTGCAGAGAGCGACAACTCGCTTTAAGCATCTGGGTGCTTGTTAACGGAATTGCCGCGTTTTGTGTAGAATTCCCTACGTTAtcatttatatatgtatatacacaagTCTACGCTTTTGTAAGTTTAACTTTCCTCAGGTAGTGCGAGAAATGAGGGGTGAAAGCTACGCCGGTACGTTACACGGCCGTTATTATAGGCAAAATCTACAAAAATACAATGGAGctcaacttcaaaaaaaaaaaattaatctagaGTCATTACTCCcgctaaacaaaacaaaacaaaaacctccccagcttttttcctctggaatgTTTCTGGAAGATGTTTCATTGGCTGCAACCAAAAGCTGCAAAAAGTACAGCGTGTAGTATTTGCATTTGTCACCAGAAACAATCTACGCATAATTAATGACGGTGCCGTGTCACAAGCACTGATGGGGTGCAGACGAGCAGCGTTTCAAGGGTAATACATGTAAATGTACTTCCAGTATGCACGTTTGCTTAATGATTTCCAATTAATAGCATCATCTAAAACAGCCCTGTCCTCCCGGAGCAGCAAGCGAACGCCGGGCTCCGTCAGGGCTCTCGGCGCCCTGTTCTCCCCAGGACAGAGAGCTGCCCTTAGTTTTACAGGTTTAATCATCTTTATTCCTGACGCTTCTATCTCCTGCTTCCATCTGCAGCCGGCAGTCCCCCACTGCCCACCCAACCCCTGATTTACGCTGCCGTATTTTCAGAGGGTCGCTTTCAAAACCCGCTCGACACCCCGAATTTCACGGTGACtttgggtgggggtgggggtgaccCCGCCGTCAGCCCTCTCGGCTCCGGCGTTACCGGCCGCCCCACTCCGCCCGCTGCCGCCAGCCCTCACCGCTGTCACGCGCTCACCCCCACCTCACGCGGCGCTCCGGGCCCTTACAGAGAAGGGGAACGGCGGCAGGGGACGATGCCCACCGCcgcagagggaaggaaggagggcaACAATGGCGCTCCAGTCACTACCCACCCCCGAGGACCGCAGGTCCCTCGCCTCAGCGGCGGGACGGGCGCCAGCGGGACGGCCGGTATTTACTCCCCTCAGCTGTGAGGCGCGGCCACGCCCCCTCCCGGGATTGGCTCTCCGGGCGGAAGGCCCGCGCTGCCCGCCCCACCAGTGAGGGGGCGCCCCGGGGTGATGGACGTGCCGGCGGCGGCCAATGGTGGCGAGCGCGGGCTGGGCTCAGCGGCGGCGGTATAAGAGGAGACGGCGCAGCCTCGCGCCTCAGACCGAGCTCCGGCAGCGCCCAGAGCGGGAGGGCAGTGCTAGCGCTCCCGGCCTCCCCCGCCGTCCGTCCCTCGTTCCGTCCATCCGCTGGAACCGGCTCTCCCCGCCCGCCTCCCAGCATGAAAGCCTTCAGCCCGGTGCGGTCCGTCAGGAAAAGCGGTCTCTCGGAGCACAACCTGGGCATCTCCCGGAGCAAAACCCCCGTGGATGACCCCATGAGCCTGCTATACAACATGAACGACTGCTACTCcaagctgaaggagctggtgcCCAGCATCCCGCAGAACAAGAAAGTCAGCAAGATGGAAATCCTGCAGCACGTTATCGACTACATCCTGGACCTGCAGATCGCCTTGGACTCGCACCCCAGCATCGTCAGCCTGCACCACCAGAGACCCGGCCAGAACCCCTCCTCCAGAACTCCTCTGACCACCCTAAACACAGACATCAGCATCCTCTCGCTACAGGTAATCCCCGAGCTCGCCGCTGAcccgggaggggggggggggttaggGCGGCGTTAGGGGTGTCCTTCGTGCTGGCGGCGGGCGTCCCACGCGTGAAGCCCCGCGTGGAGCCCCGCGTGGCCCTGGGcagcggccccccgccccgtcccgggCGCCTCGCCCTCACCTCTGTGCTGTTTTCTCCTCGCAGGCGTCCGAGTTCCCCTCAGAGCTCATGTCGAGCGACAGCAAAGCACTTTGTGGCTGAATCGAACGGTGAGTGCGGTGCTCCTTGTTCGCAAACTTCAGGTAAAAGTGCCTCCTGTGGGGAGCGGGAGGCGTGGTGGTCGCTTCTGAACATCCGTCCGAAAAGTTGGTTAGGAGATGCCCTTGTGATCAGTAGGGAACTAGACCGGCAACAGTTCTACAGTCCAAAGTGTATTTCGTTGCTAAGGTTCATTAAGCAGCACAGGCTAGTCTGATAGTACTTGCTGCTTAATGCAAATTCTCTCGTTATCTCTTCTTGGGAGTCTTAACTTCCTGGGCCAAAGTGACTGATTAAGTTGGGAATCTTGGCACAATTCCTTAATTCTGTGATGTGGGATTGTCTGTGCTATCGGTTAAGTGACTGCTTTTAATCAAATAATTGCTGTAAGAGGCAGGCTGGCGCCTCTGAGCATTGCAGTTACGGAGATCTAAACCGAGATTGGACTCAGAATCCCCCTTCTACCCTTTCCCTTGAGTGTATGTTATTTTAATGTTCAATTTGCGCTCTTGAGAGCGAGTGTGTGAGCGTGTATGTGTTGCATCTGGACGCCAGGGTTTGCCCAATCTCTGAGTGTTTGGTTAAATGTTCAAACTGTGGCTTCCTCTCTGGCGCCAGTCTGTCCGGATCTCTGCCCTGTTAGCATTCTCCTAAATATGTCTCTTTTCAATCTCTTGCAGGTGTTCCACTGATGAGGTTTTTTTGCACAAGAAAATGtctacaggattttttttgaggtgctgaatttatttttcagctgtatcTGGAGGGGAAAATCCACATCTAACTAAAAAggaccttttaaaattaataaagaagaaaaaccaagaaTGATCTTTATCCCCACCCCGTTCTTCAACTTGGACTGAACTTAGTTATTTATGAAGAGACTCTTAAATACCCTTTCCCTAGTTGGAAGGCTTCCTTTATATACTATTCCCAACGTGGGGAGCGAAACAAAAATCTCACAAGGAGTTGCCCATTTTAAAGCagactttgcctttttttccaaaggtggAGCGTGAGTACCAGAAGGATCCAGTGTTCAGTATTTTAGGAAAGTCTGTGGTCAGAAATTACCTTTTTGACACAAACCTAGGACTGAATgctgtgtatatatttatatataaatatatatatgagtGAAACCTTGTGAACTCTTTAATTAGAGTTTTCTTGTATAGTGGCAGAAATTTACATTTCTGCAAAAAGTGTAATGATATACTTAATCATGCTAAACTTTTTATAAAAGTTTAGTTGTAAACTTAACcctttttatacaaaataaatcaAGTGTGTTTATTGAACTGATTGCTTGCTTTATTCTTTGGGGACCAACTGTTCACTGCCTTTGATTTGTGTtgtgttcttgtttttttttttaatacttatgCATTCTGTTATGACTTTACCAAGTAAAAATTCAAATATGTAGAGaacataaagaataaaattaccTGAAGTGAATAATTCTTGTAACTTGGAAAATCTTATTTGAGTGTATATTGTAAACCTCTAAGTAATCTGCCTGTAAACAGTGTGAAAGGAACTGGAGAAGGAATTTATTACAGAAGGGGGGATGCTATTGACAAAGTGTTTGGAAACATACAAAAGCAGTTAATCCTGAGATGTTCCCATGGAGTATtgcctctcttttttcttctccc from Phalacrocorax carbo chromosome 3, bPhaCar2.1, whole genome shotgun sequence harbors:
- the ID2 gene encoding DNA-binding protein inhibitor ID-2, yielding MKAFSPVRSVRKSGLSEHNLGISRSKTPVDDPMSLLYNMNDCYSKLKELVPSIPQNKKVSKMEILQHVIDYILDLQIALDSHPSIVSLHHQRPGQNPSSRTPLTTLNTDISILSLQASEFPSELMSSDSKALCG